A DNA window from Actinomadura luzonensis contains the following coding sequences:
- the dinB gene encoding DNA polymerase IV produces MSRKQITGIGPAPRTGADDSGCPILHVDMDAFFASVELLERPELRGRPVIVGSPAGRGVVLSATYEARAYGVHSAMPMSRARRLCPQAVIIPPSHGKYSEVSKGVMEIFHTITPLVEPIASDEAFLDVGGARRRLGPPAAVAALIKEQVLDRYGITCSVGVAASKFVAKLASKQCKPDGLLVVPADEVVSFLHPLPVSALWGVGERTEQSLVRLGIRTVGDLARVPQGTLQRELGQAVGGHLAALAWGRDERPVTAHVPDKSIGNEETFAADVDDPDVIRRELLRLSERVAARMRKGGHVGRTVSVKLRRADFTTISRSRTLREPTDVAQVIYATACELFQAAGLERVRLRLVGVRMENLRPAQEATRQLGLGERETGWREAEQAMDKAIRRFGPDAVVPASLVRGKLDEIET; encoded by the coding sequence GTGTCCCGTAAGCAGATCACCGGCATCGGCCCCGCACCGCGCACCGGGGCCGATGACAGCGGCTGCCCGATCCTCCACGTCGACATGGACGCCTTCTTCGCCAGCGTCGAGCTGCTCGAACGCCCCGAGCTGCGCGGCCGCCCGGTGATCGTGGGCTCGCCCGCCGGGCGCGGCGTCGTGCTCAGCGCCACCTACGAGGCCCGCGCGTACGGCGTGCACTCCGCGATGCCGATGAGCCGGGCCCGCCGGCTCTGCCCGCAGGCCGTGATCATCCCGCCGAGCCACGGGAAGTACTCCGAGGTCTCCAAGGGCGTCATGGAGATCTTCCACACGATCACCCCGCTGGTCGAGCCCATCGCCTCCGACGAGGCGTTCCTCGACGTCGGCGGCGCCCGGCGGCGGCTCGGCCCGCCCGCGGCCGTCGCCGCCCTGATCAAGGAGCAGGTCCTCGACCGCTACGGCATCACCTGCTCCGTGGGCGTCGCCGCGAGCAAATTCGTGGCAAAGCTCGCCTCCAAGCAGTGCAAGCCCGACGGGCTGCTGGTGGTCCCCGCCGACGAGGTGGTGTCCTTCCTCCACCCGCTGCCCGTGTCGGCCCTGTGGGGCGTCGGCGAGCGCACCGAGCAGTCCCTGGTCCGGCTCGGCATCCGCACCGTCGGAGACCTCGCCAGAGTGCCGCAGGGCACGCTGCAGCGGGAGCTGGGCCAGGCCGTCGGCGGCCACCTCGCGGCGCTCGCCTGGGGGCGCGACGAGCGGCCGGTGACCGCCCACGTCCCCGACAAGAGCATCGGCAACGAGGAGACCTTCGCCGCGGACGTCGACGACCCCGACGTCATCAGGCGCGAGCTGCTGCGCCTGTCGGAGCGGGTGGCCGCCAGGATGCGTAAGGGCGGTCACGTGGGAAGAACTGTAAGTGTGAAGCTTCGCCGAGCCGATTTCACGACGATCAGCCGCTCACGCACGCTGCGCGAGCCGACCGACGTGGCCCAGGTGATCTACGCCACCGCCTGCGAGCTGTTCCAGGCGGCGGGGCTGGAGCGGGTGCGGCTGCGCCTGGTGGGGGTCCGGATGGAGAACCTGCGTCCGGCCCAGGAGGCCACCCGGCAGCTCGGTCTCGGCGAGCGGGAGACCGGCTGGAGAGAGGCCGAGCAGGCCATGGACAAGGCGATCCGCAGATTCGGTCCCGATGCGGTGGTCCCGGCATCGCTCGTACGTGGCAAGCTTGATGAAATAGAGACATGA